One genomic region from Octopus sinensis linkage group LG13, ASM634580v1, whole genome shotgun sequence encodes:
- the LOC115218567 gene encoding neurogenic locus protein delta-like isoform X3 produces the protein MHYQNPPPLDSKCTFGADMTPVLGESTFHLGSHANVIRTIELPFSFAWPQSFTLSVEAWHDNLRNDTFRDPRYMIQRVVHTSIVQPSHRWVKKVMRSNITMMSFEYRVVCNKNYYGKKCDHFCRVRDDELGHYYCTENGTRKCMEGWKGNYCDQAICPEQCHNSYGSCKKPNECSCRIGWEGEFCTKCKKDPNCLHGICYEPWQCICQHGWTGFLCNIDKNYCSKYKPCENGGSCKFDPTSNYTCSCPPSFKGSNCQYKRCPRENPCSNDGKCVEIHTGYRCHCAEGFTGDRCEKHVKSCDKIVCENHGTCVMGEVGGWCACPKGFTGDFCEKEINECQSSPCQNGGTCVEYFDDYACSCPSDYGGKNCELYLPCPCRNGGTCIGLSRCECRNGFTGRRCEILINKCKRLRCRNGGTCLSYAREGREECICPLGITGPECQYKNYCVQKPCLNGGTCRYHQRQRSFKCSCSSEYMGNWCQYDKRTAPQIRNEPDSSNMPSYRGEQSFRGEQSFRGEKSFTGKQPMSRGNRVFSFAKLIYFLPILTLNIRLMVCNI, from the exons CAATCGTTCACGTTGTCTGTTGAAGCCTGGCACGACAATCTCAGGAACGATACATTTCGAG ATCCTCGCTACATGATTCAACGAGTTGTCCATACCAGCATCGTGCAACCGTCTCATAGATGGGTGAAAAAAGTGATGCGCTCCAATATCACGATGATGAGTTTCGAGTACCGTGTCGTTTGTAATAAAAACTATTATGGCAAAAAATGCGACCACTTTTGTCGAGTTAGAGACGATGAACTGGGTCATTACTATTGCACAGAAAACGGCACCCGAAAATGTATGGAAGGCTGGAAAGGAAACTATTGTGATCAAG CGATTTGTCCAGAGCAATGCCATAATTCATACGGATCTTGCAAGAAACCGAATGAGTGCAG CTGCCGAATTGGTTGGGAAGGCGAGTTTTGCACCAAATGCAAGAAAGATCCAAATTGTTTACACGGTATCTGTTACGAACCTTGGCAGTGCATCTGTCAGCATGGCTGGACAGGTTTCCTGTGCAACATTG ATAAGAATTACTGCAGCAAATATAAACCCTGTGAAAATGGTGGAAGCTGTAAATTTGATCCAACTTCTAATTATACATGTTCCTGCCCGCCATCTTTTAAAGGATCAAATTGCCAGTACAAAAGGTGTCCGCGAGAAAACCCTTGTAGCAACGATGGCAAATGTGTC GAAATACATACAGGCTACAGATGTCACTGTGCCGAAGGCTTCACTGGAGACCGCTGCGAAAAGCACGTGAAATCATGCGACAAAATAGTCTGTGAGAATCACGGTACCTGTGTTATGGGAGAAGTAGGTGGCTGGTGCGCATGCCCAAAAGGTTTTACGGGTGATTTCTGCGAGAAGGAAATCAACGAATGCCAATCTTCACCGTGTCAGAATG gAGGTACCTGTGTCGAATATTTCGATGATTATGCATGCTCTTGTCCCAGCGATTACGGAGGAAAGAACTGTGAACTTTATCTACCGTGCCCTTGCAGAAACGGTGGTACATGCATAGGTCTGAGCCGATGTGAGTGTCGCAACGGATTTACTGGACGACGTTGTGAAATTCTCATCAATAAATGCAAGCGACTTCGCTGCAGGAATGGCGGTACCTGTTTGTCATATGCTCGTGAAGGTCGTGAAGAATGCATCTGCCCTCTTGGTATAACTGGTCCCGAATGCCAATATAAAAACTATTGTGTACAGAAACCCTGTCTGAATGGTGGGACTTGCCGATACCACCAACGTCAACGAAGTTTTAAATGCTCTTGTTCGAGTGAATATATGGGGAACTGGTGTCAATACGACAAGCGTACAGCACCGCAAATTCGGAATGAACCAGACAGTAGCAACATGCCCTCGTATAGAGGCGAGCAGTCGTTTAGAGGCGAGCAGTCGTTTAGAGGCGAGAAGTCATTTACAGGAAAGCAGCCGATGTCCCGAGGAAACAGAGTTTTCTCTTTTgcgaaattaatatattttttacccATACTGACTTTGAACATTCGTTTGATGGTGTGTAATATATGA